In the Hemitrygon akajei chromosome 7, sHemAka1.3, whole genome shotgun sequence genome, one interval contains:
- the LOC140731229 gene encoding volume-regulated anion channel subunit LRRC8A isoform X1, producing the protein MCVMIPVTELRYFADTQPAYRILKPWWDVFTDYISIVMLMIAVFGGTLQVTQDKMICLPCKWVSNNTCLEPAQPPIIDYPNGSFPRPSVIPPFSDEPTGIQYDLDRHQYNYVDAVCYETKLHWFAKYFPYLVLLHTLVFLVCSNFWFKYPRTSSKLEHFVSILLKCFDSPWTTRALSETVVEESDPKQSFVKMNGSMAKKSSSTSEDVEASVPMLQRTKSRIEQGIVDRSETGVLDKKEGEQAKALFEKVKKFRTHVEEGDIVYQLYMRQTIIKVIKFALIISYSLYYVDDIKFDVSCIVEIQNLTGYRVYQCAHPLATLFKILASFYISLVIVYGLICMYTLWWMLRRSLKKYSFESIREESSYSDIPDVKNDFAFMLHLIDQYDPLYSKRFAVFLSEVSENKLRQLNLNNEWTLEKLRQRIMKNSQDKLELHLFMLSGIPDTIFDLTELEVLKLEMILDVTIPPIIAQLANLKELWLYHTPAKIEAPALAFLREHLKSLHIKFTDIKEIPLWIYSLKNLEELHLTGNLSAENNRYIVIDGLRDLKCLKVLRLKSNLTKLPQVVTDVGVHLQKLSINNEGTKLMVLNSLKKMVNLTELELIRCDLERIPHSIFSLHNLQEIDLKDNNLKTIEEIISFQHLRRLVCLKLWYNHIAYIPIQIGTLNNMERLYLNRNKIEKIPTQLFYCRKLRYLDLSHNNLTSIPQDIGYLQNLQYFAVTANRIETLPPELFQCRKLRTLNLGNNCLLSLQSRVGELTSLTQLELRGNRLECLPVELGECRLLKRSALVVEDDLFNTLPSDVKEQLCRADKEQA; encoded by the exons GTGCGTGATGATTCCAGTAACGGAACTGCGATATTTTGCCGACACCCAGCCTGCTTACCGCATCTTGAAGCCATGGTGGGACGTATTTACGGACTACATCTCCATCGTAATGCTTATGATAGCagtgtttgggggcacattgcaGGTCACACAAGACAAAATGATCTGTTTACCTTGCAAATGGGTTTCGAACAATACATGTCTAGAACCTGCACAGCCGCCAATAATAGATTATCCAAATGGATCCTTCCCTCGGCCTTCAGTCATTCCCCCGTTTTCCGACGAGCCCACAGGCATCCAATATGACTTGGATCGGCACCAGTACAATTATGTGGATGCAGTGTGCTATGAAACTAAACTTCACTGGTTTGCAAAATACTTCCCATACCTTGTACTTCTGCACACACTAGTATTCTTAGTGTGTAGTAATTTCTGGTTCAAATATCCGCGGACGAGTTCAAAGCTAGAACATTTTGTATCTATTCTCCTTAAATGCTTTGACTCACCATGGACAACACGAGCACTATCCGAAACTGTGGTTGAGGAAAGTGACCCAAAGCAGTCATTTGTTAAAATGAATGGCTCAATGGCAAAGAAATCTTCTTCCACAAGTGAGGACGTGGAGGCCAGCGTACCCATGTTGCAGAGAACAAAATCACGCATTGAACAGGGGATAGTTGATCGCTCAGAGACAGGAGTACTGGATAAAAAGGAAGGAGAGCAAGCTAAGGCCCTTTTTGAAAAAGTAAAGAAATTCCGCACTCATGTGGAGGAAGGCGATATAGTTTACCAACTCTACATGAGACAAACTATTATCAAAGTAATCAAATTCGCGCTTATTATTAGTTACTCACTTTATTATGTTGATGATATAAAATTTGATGTGTCTTGTATTGTGGAGATTCAGAACCTCACAGGATACCGTGTGTATCAGTGTGCTCATCCATTAGCCACCTTGTTTAAAATCCTGGCATCATTTTATATTAGTTTAGTGATTGTTTATGGACTTATTTGCATGTACACGCTTTGGTGGATGCTCCGGCGTTCGTTGAAGAAATATTCATTTGAGTCCATCAGGGAGGAGAGTAGCTATAGTGATATTCCTGATGTTAAGAATGATTTTGCTTTCATGCTGCACCTGATTGATCAGTATGATCCACTGTACTCGAAACGTTTTGCTGTCTTTTTGTCTGAGGTCAGTGAGAACAAGTTGCGGCAGCTCAATCTGAATAATGAGTGGACCCTGGAAAAACTCCGGCAGAGGATCATGAAAAACTCCCAAGATAAACTGGAACTCCACCTCTTCATGCTGAGTGGAATTCCAGACACCATATTTGACCTGACTGAATTGGAAGTGCTCAAACTAGAGATGATCCTGGACGTCACCATTCCCCCAATCATTGCCCAGCTTGCCAACCTCAAAGAACTCTGGTTGTACCACACACCAGCAAAGATTGAGGCACCAGCTCTAGCCTTCTTGCGCGAGCACCTGAAGTCATTGCACATCAAGTTTACAGACATCAAAGAAATCCCCCTGTGGATCTACAGCCTGAAGAACCTTGAAGAGCTTCATCTAACTGGGAATCTGAGTGCAGAAAATAACCGCTACATTGTGATTGATGGCTTGCGGGATCTCAAATGTCTCAAAGTTTTGAGGCTAAAGAGCAACTTGACTAAGCTGCCGCAGGTTGTTACAGATGTTGGTGTTCATCTACAGAAATTGTCGATCAACAACGAGGGTACCAAACTCATGGTCCTCAATAGTCTGAAGAAGATGGTTAATCTGACAGAATTGGAGTTGATTCGCTGTGATTTAGAACGAATCCCACACTCGATCTTCAGTCTCCATAACTTGCAGGAGATCGATCTCAAAGACAACAACTTGAAGACGATCGAGGAAATAATCAGTTTCCAGCACTTACGGCGCCTGGTCTGCCTTAAGCTGTGGTATAACCACATTGCCTACATCCCTATTCAGATTGGCACTTTGAACAACATGGAAAGGCTCTACCTGAACcgaaacaaaattgaaaagattCCCACACAGCTCTTCTACTGCCGCAAATTGCGGTATTTGGATTTGAGTCATAACAACCTAACCTCCATTCCACAGGACATTGGTTATCTACAGAATCTGCAATATTTTGCAGTCACTGCGAACAGA ATTGAAACCTTGCCACCTGAACTCTTCCAGTGTCGCAAGCTCCGGACTCTAAATCTGGGGAATAACTGCTTGCTATCACTACAGTCACGGGTTGGAGAGTTAACCAGTTTGACGCAACTGGAGCTTCGCGGAAACCGACTAGAATGCCTCCCTGTGGAGCTTGGAGAATGCAGGCTACTCAAAAGAAGTGCCCTTGTGGTGGAGGACGATCTCTTCAACACACTCCCATCAGACGTCAAAGAGCAGCTGTGCCGAGCGGACAAGGAACAAGCCTGA
- the LOC140731228 gene encoding volume-regulated anion channel subunit LRRC8D-like: MFSLEEISSVTRSPPSFRIFKPWWDTFMDYLAITMLMIAVFGGTMQIYKDRTICLPIKANSTHSAPSSIDANISWADKHVDFNITDFHHRVINQKSNHISRVDAIFAVEHTKTNLDYQQYRYVNQACYIHAVPWFPKHFSSFILIHTVALMICSNFWFKYPKTSSKIEHLVFILEKCYDSPWTTEVLSLAVTETSSKVNIRVQEKRKSMVAGHGISESVKGLTRTHSVIKKQFQLLDKKDGEQAKSLFEKVRKFRFHVEQEDTIYKLYVGQLVFKTLQCLVTFSYFMVFIKDVNFDIICRPGVENVIGYEIFICTFSIALLLQRLILLYLILVTIYVGLCLRTLIWILRTPLKEYSFEKRETQFSDIPNVKNDFAFLLHLIDQYDPLYCTRFCIFLSEASEKKLKMLNLNNDWTVDKVRQQLIQNSKDKLELQLFMLTGIPQAVYDVTELQALRMELCSDIKISSKVTHLVHLEELSIVNCKVFIKPAALFFLGNKLHSLVVTFSVHEEVPEWINKLTRLRELSLIGNINLENKTLELEFLKELRYLKILRINSNLTKIPFNVLYVAPHLIGLSIFNNKNKLEVLHNLGGMFSLARLDLQNCQLENIPHGIFSLTNLQELNLQGNELRQLDELEAFQRLPRLSSLNLSNNKITSLPDSLVFIGNLEQFNASDNQIETLPNSLFTIQKLHHLYLSNNQLMAIPTSIKNLKYLTFLDLSSNKLETLPDELFQCRKLKTLKLNNNLLTSLSEKIQQCSLLSKLELKGNPLVELPMEIGQCSKLKHNGLIIDEFLFETLPMPVKANLMSNQEAPLDVRLIIPNKVSYPKLDNLV, translated from the coding sequence ATGTTCAGCTTGGAAGAAATCTCTTCAGTAACTAGATCTCCTCCATCCTTCCGGATCTTCAAACCGTGGTGGGACACCTTCATGGATTATTTGGCAATAACCATGTTGATGATCGCTGTGTTTGGGGGCACCATGCAAATATACAAGGATAGGACAATTTGTTTACCAATTAAAGCTAATTCCACTCACAGTGCTCCATCATCTATTGATGCTAACATAAGCTGGGCAGATAAACATGTTGATTTTAATATAACCGATTTTCATCATAGAGTCATTAATCAAAAATCCAATCATATTTCACGGGTAGATGCCATCTTTGCTGTTGAACACACCAAGACAAATCTGGACTATCAACAGTATCGCTATGTCAACCAGGCATGTTATATCCACGCGGTTCCCTGGTTTCCTAAGCACTTCTCCTCTTTCATACTTATCCATACTGTTGCGTTGATGATCTGTAGCAATTTCTGGTTCAAGTATCCCAAAACAAGCTCCAAAATAGAGCATCTGGTCTTCATCTTGGAGAAGTGTTACGATTCCCCCTGGACAACCGAAGTCCTCTCTCTGGCTGTCACAGAGACCAGCAGCAAAGTGAATATCCGGGTGCAAGAAAAACGTAAGAGCATGGTGGCAGGCCACGGTATCAGTGAATCTGTTAAAGGCTTAACACGGACGCACTCTGTTATAAAGAAACAGTTCCAATTACTGGACAAGAAGGATGGAGAACAAGCCAAATCCCTGTTCGAGAAAGTGAGGAAGTTCAGATTTCATGTAGAGCAAGAGGACACCATATATAAACTCTATGTTGGACAACTGGTTTTTAAAACCTTGCAGTGCTTGGTAACTTTTTCTTATTTTATGGTATTCATTAAAGATGTCAACTTTGACATTATATGTCGCCCTGGCGTGGAGAATGTGATTGGTTACgagatttttatttgcacatttagCATCGCCCTTCTGTTGCAGAGGCTCATCCTGCTCTATTTGATTTTGGTAACCATTTATGTGGGGCTTTGTCTTCGCACTCTCATCTGGATCTTGAGGACTCCCCTGAAGGAATACTCGTTCGAGAAGCGTGAAACCCAGTTCAGCGACATTCCTAATGTAAAGAATGATTTTGCTTTCTTGTTACATCTGATTGATCAGTACGACCCCCTGTACTGTACACGCTTCTGTATCTTTCTGTCCGAGGCAAGTGAGAAAAAATTGAAGATGTTAAATTTGAATAACGACTGGACTGTGGACAAGGTGAGACAGCAGTTAATCCAAAACAGTAAGGACAAGCTGGAACTTCAACTCTTCATGTTAACAGGAATTCCCCAGGCGGTCTACGACGTGACTGAGTTACAGGCCTTAAGGATGGAACTGTGCAGTGATATTAAGATAAGTTCCAAGGTAACTCACCTTGTCCACTTGGAAGAACTTTCGATTGTAAACTGCAAAGTTTTCATTAAACCAGCCGCTTTATTCTTTCTAGGCAACAAATTGCATTCGCTTGTGGTCACATTTTCGGTTCATGAGGAGGTGCCTGAATGGATCAATAAACTGACCCGACTCAGAGAGCTTTCCTTGATTGGAAACATTAATTTAGAAAATAAAACATTGGAACTAGAATTCTTAAAAGAACTTCGTTATTTGAAAATCCTTCGAATCAATAGCAACCTCACAAAGATACCCTTCAACGTGTTGTATGTGGCACCCCATTTGATAGGGCTGTCGATTTTCAATAATAAGAACAAGCTTGAAGTGCTCCACAATTTGGGGGGCATGTTCAGCTTAGCTCGTCTTGACCTGCAAAACTGTCAGCTGGAGAATATACCCCATGGCATCTTTAGCCTCACCAATCTGCAAGAATTGAACCTCCAGGGAAATGAACTTAGACAATTGGATGAACTTGAAGCTTTCCAGCGACTACCAAGACTGTCCTCCCTCAATCTCAGTAACAACAAAATTACTTCCCTTCCAGATTCCTTGGTTTTCATTGGCAACCTTGAACAATTTAATGCATCAGACAATCAGATTGAGACCCTACCGAATAGTTTATTTACTATTCAGAAGCTACATCATCTGTACTTGAGCAACAACCAACTAATGGCCATTCCCACATCTATTAAAAACCTCAAGTACCTTACATTTCTAGATCTGAGCTCCAATAAGTTGGAAACTTTACCAGATGAGTTGTTCCAATGTAGGAAGCTCAAGACTCTAAAGCTAAACAATAATTTACTTACCTCCCTTAGTGAGAAGATTCAACAATGTTCCCTACTTTCAAAACTGGAACTCAAAGGGAATCCTTTGGTAGAACTTCCCATGGAAATTGGACAGTGTAGCAAACTGAAACATAATGGTCTGATAATAGATGAATTCTTATTCGAGACACTTCCTATGCCAGTCAAAGCAAATCTGATGTCCAATCAGGAGGCTCCTCTGGACGTCAGACTAATAATCCCCAACAAGGTGTCATATCCCAAATTGGACAACCTCGTATAA
- the LOC140731229 gene encoding volume-regulated anion channel subunit LRRC8A isoform X2, with amino-acid sequence MIPVTELRYFADTQPAYRILKPWWDVFTDYISIVMLMIAVFGGTLQVTQDKMICLPCKWVSNNTCLEPAQPPIIDYPNGSFPRPSVIPPFSDEPTGIQYDLDRHQYNYVDAVCYETKLHWFAKYFPYLVLLHTLVFLVCSNFWFKYPRTSSKLEHFVSILLKCFDSPWTTRALSETVVEESDPKQSFVKMNGSMAKKSSSTSEDVEASVPMLQRTKSRIEQGIVDRSETGVLDKKEGEQAKALFEKVKKFRTHVEEGDIVYQLYMRQTIIKVIKFALIISYSLYYVDDIKFDVSCIVEIQNLTGYRVYQCAHPLATLFKILASFYISLVIVYGLICMYTLWWMLRRSLKKYSFESIREESSYSDIPDVKNDFAFMLHLIDQYDPLYSKRFAVFLSEVSENKLRQLNLNNEWTLEKLRQRIMKNSQDKLELHLFMLSGIPDTIFDLTELEVLKLEMILDVTIPPIIAQLANLKELWLYHTPAKIEAPALAFLREHLKSLHIKFTDIKEIPLWIYSLKNLEELHLTGNLSAENNRYIVIDGLRDLKCLKVLRLKSNLTKLPQVVTDVGVHLQKLSINNEGTKLMVLNSLKKMVNLTELELIRCDLERIPHSIFSLHNLQEIDLKDNNLKTIEEIISFQHLRRLVCLKLWYNHIAYIPIQIGTLNNMERLYLNRNKIEKIPTQLFYCRKLRYLDLSHNNLTSIPQDIGYLQNLQYFAVTANRIETLPPELFQCRKLRTLNLGNNCLLSLQSRVGELTSLTQLELRGNRLECLPVELGECRLLKRSALVVEDDLFNTLPSDVKEQLCRADKEQA; translated from the exons ATGATTCCAGTAACGGAACTGCGATATTTTGCCGACACCCAGCCTGCTTACCGCATCTTGAAGCCATGGTGGGACGTATTTACGGACTACATCTCCATCGTAATGCTTATGATAGCagtgtttgggggcacattgcaGGTCACACAAGACAAAATGATCTGTTTACCTTGCAAATGGGTTTCGAACAATACATGTCTAGAACCTGCACAGCCGCCAATAATAGATTATCCAAATGGATCCTTCCCTCGGCCTTCAGTCATTCCCCCGTTTTCCGACGAGCCCACAGGCATCCAATATGACTTGGATCGGCACCAGTACAATTATGTGGATGCAGTGTGCTATGAAACTAAACTTCACTGGTTTGCAAAATACTTCCCATACCTTGTACTTCTGCACACACTAGTATTCTTAGTGTGTAGTAATTTCTGGTTCAAATATCCGCGGACGAGTTCAAAGCTAGAACATTTTGTATCTATTCTCCTTAAATGCTTTGACTCACCATGGACAACACGAGCACTATCCGAAACTGTGGTTGAGGAAAGTGACCCAAAGCAGTCATTTGTTAAAATGAATGGCTCAATGGCAAAGAAATCTTCTTCCACAAGTGAGGACGTGGAGGCCAGCGTACCCATGTTGCAGAGAACAAAATCACGCATTGAACAGGGGATAGTTGATCGCTCAGAGACAGGAGTACTGGATAAAAAGGAAGGAGAGCAAGCTAAGGCCCTTTTTGAAAAAGTAAAGAAATTCCGCACTCATGTGGAGGAAGGCGATATAGTTTACCAACTCTACATGAGACAAACTATTATCAAAGTAATCAAATTCGCGCTTATTATTAGTTACTCACTTTATTATGTTGATGATATAAAATTTGATGTGTCTTGTATTGTGGAGATTCAGAACCTCACAGGATACCGTGTGTATCAGTGTGCTCATCCATTAGCCACCTTGTTTAAAATCCTGGCATCATTTTATATTAGTTTAGTGATTGTTTATGGACTTATTTGCATGTACACGCTTTGGTGGATGCTCCGGCGTTCGTTGAAGAAATATTCATTTGAGTCCATCAGGGAGGAGAGTAGCTATAGTGATATTCCTGATGTTAAGAATGATTTTGCTTTCATGCTGCACCTGATTGATCAGTATGATCCACTGTACTCGAAACGTTTTGCTGTCTTTTTGTCTGAGGTCAGTGAGAACAAGTTGCGGCAGCTCAATCTGAATAATGAGTGGACCCTGGAAAAACTCCGGCAGAGGATCATGAAAAACTCCCAAGATAAACTGGAACTCCACCTCTTCATGCTGAGTGGAATTCCAGACACCATATTTGACCTGACTGAATTGGAAGTGCTCAAACTAGAGATGATCCTGGACGTCACCATTCCCCCAATCATTGCCCAGCTTGCCAACCTCAAAGAACTCTGGTTGTACCACACACCAGCAAAGATTGAGGCACCAGCTCTAGCCTTCTTGCGCGAGCACCTGAAGTCATTGCACATCAAGTTTACAGACATCAAAGAAATCCCCCTGTGGATCTACAGCCTGAAGAACCTTGAAGAGCTTCATCTAACTGGGAATCTGAGTGCAGAAAATAACCGCTACATTGTGATTGATGGCTTGCGGGATCTCAAATGTCTCAAAGTTTTGAGGCTAAAGAGCAACTTGACTAAGCTGCCGCAGGTTGTTACAGATGTTGGTGTTCATCTACAGAAATTGTCGATCAACAACGAGGGTACCAAACTCATGGTCCTCAATAGTCTGAAGAAGATGGTTAATCTGACAGAATTGGAGTTGATTCGCTGTGATTTAGAACGAATCCCACACTCGATCTTCAGTCTCCATAACTTGCAGGAGATCGATCTCAAAGACAACAACTTGAAGACGATCGAGGAAATAATCAGTTTCCAGCACTTACGGCGCCTGGTCTGCCTTAAGCTGTGGTATAACCACATTGCCTACATCCCTATTCAGATTGGCACTTTGAACAACATGGAAAGGCTCTACCTGAACcgaaacaaaattgaaaagattCCCACACAGCTCTTCTACTGCCGCAAATTGCGGTATTTGGATTTGAGTCATAACAACCTAACCTCCATTCCACAGGACATTGGTTATCTACAGAATCTGCAATATTTTGCAGTCACTGCGAACAGA ATTGAAACCTTGCCACCTGAACTCTTCCAGTGTCGCAAGCTCCGGACTCTAAATCTGGGGAATAACTGCTTGCTATCACTACAGTCACGGGTTGGAGAGTTAACCAGTTTGACGCAACTGGAGCTTCGCGGAAACCGACTAGAATGCCTCCCTGTGGAGCTTGGAGAATGCAGGCTACTCAAAAGAAGTGCCCTTGTGGTGGAGGACGATCTCTTCAACACACTCCCATCAGACGTCAAAGAGCAGCTGTGCCGAGCGGACAAGGAACAAGCCTGA